Part of the Magnetococcales bacterium genome, ATTGCGGAGGTGGTGTTGCGCTGGGCCAGGGGGGGGTGGTGTCGGGAGGCGATATTCAACCTGAAGCTGCCCATGAAGAAGCGTTACGAGGCCCTCAAAGGCTGTCGGGAGTTGCTGCGGGAGGGGCTGCAGGGGCGGATGTTCGAGTTGAATTTCAAGCAGTTGTATCATGATCGCGAAGAGGTGACGGGGCATTTGAGGTTGGTTTAGGCTGTTTTCTTCCCCCAGGAAGGATCGTCATGGTGGAATCATTGGAATGGCAGTTTACCGCTTATTTCTGGGCAATGCGTCAACGTCCGGACCGGGCGGGAATTTCCATGGACTGGATCTTGAAAACAGCCGCAGAGCCGGAATATCGTTCTATTCAAGCAGATGCTCGAATTCGCTGCTGGCGATGCATACCCGGTATGAATAACCGGTGGTTGCGTGTCATTATCCTGGAAGATGGACGAACCATCCACAACGCCTTTTTTGATAGGGGTTTCGCGCCGTGAAAATACGCTATTTTTCGGATACGGACACACTCTTCATTCGGTTCCGCGAAAGCGATATCGTAGAAACGCGCGATATCGACGAGGGAACTTTGATTGAGTTCGATGCCAACGGCCAGCTTTGCGCCATAACCGTGGAGCATGCGAAGGAACGGGCCGATTTGTCCCATTTCTCTTTCGAACAAGTGGCCGCATGAGGAAAAAAAAAGGATCCGGGTCGCCCCGGATCCTTTCTCGTTTCAAACCATAACCGCTGCCTCAGATGGCGTCGATGATGGCGTTGAAGGTGGGGCTGGGGCGTTGCGCCACCGCCACCTTGGCCGGATCGCCGTGATAGTACCCGCCGATATCGATGGGCTTGCCCTTGGGAGCCGCCAGTTCCGCCAGGATCTTATCGGTATTGGCGGTCAGCTTTTCGGCCACCGGGGTGAAGTGGGCCTTGAGAGCGGCATCTTCGTTCTGGGCGGCCAAAGCCTGGGCCCAGTACAGGGTCAGGTAGAAATGGCTGCCCTTGTTGTCCAGCTCGGGAACGTCGCGTCCGGGGGAGTTGTTGTTGTCCAACAGCTTGCCGGTGGCTTCGTCCAGGGTTTTGGCCAACAGCGCCGCGGTCTTGTTGTTCTTCACTTCCGCGAGGTGCTCCAGGGAAGCGGCCAGGGCGCAGAACTCCCCGAGGGAGTCCCAACGCAGATGCCCCTCTTCCAGGAACTGCTGCACGTGCTTGGGCGCGGATCCGCCCGCGCCGGTCTCGAAGAGCCCGCCACCCTGCATGAGAGGCACGATGGAGAGCATTTTGGCGCTGGTGCCGACTTCCATGATGGGGAAGAGGTCGGTCAGATAGTCACGCAGCACGTTGCCGGTCACGGAGATGGTGTCCAGACCCTCCTTGATGCGCTCCAGGGAGAAGCGGGTGGCCTCACGGGGGGACATGATGCGGATGTCCAGGCCGGAGGTGTCATGATCCTTCAGGTAAAGCTCGACCTTTTTGATCAGCTCGGCATCGTGGGGACGGTTCCGATCCAGCCAGAAAACGGCGGGGGTGGCGCTGAGACGGGAGCGGCTGACGGCCAGCTTGACCCAGTCGCGAATGGCGGGATCCTTGGCCTGGCACAAACGCCAGATATCGCCCTTTTCGACCTTGACGGAGAGCAGGACGCCGCCGGCGGCATCCACCACGCGGATGGCGCCGTCGCCGGGAGATTTGAAAGTCTGGTTGTGGGAGCCGTACTCCTCGGCTTTCTGCGCCATGAGGCCCACATTGGGCACGCTGCCCATGGTGGAGGGGTTGAAGGCCCCGTTCTTCTTGCAGAAGTCGATCATCTCGGCATAAACGCCGGAATAGGAGCTGTCCGGAATCACCGCCTTGGTGTCACGGGCAGCGCCGTCCGGCCCCCAGCCCTTGCCGCCGCCCCGGATCATGGCCGGCATGGAGGCGTCGATGATGATGTCGCTGGGCACATGCAGATTGGTGATGCCCCGGTCGGAATCGACCATGTAGAGATCGGGTTGGGACTTCATGCAGGCCTGGATGTCGGCTTCGATCTCGGCCTTCTTGTCCGCCGGAAGGGTGGCGATCTTGGCGAGGACATCGCCGAAGCCGTTGTTCACATCGACGCCGATCTCGGCGAAGGTCTTGCCGTGCTTGGCGAAGACATCCTTGAAGTAGACCTCCACGGCGTGACCGAAGATGATGGGGTCGGAGACCTTCATCATGGTGGCCTTCATGTGCAGGGAGAAGAGAACTCCCTGGGCCTTGGCCTCCTGGATCTGCTCCTCCAGGAAGGTACGCAAGGCGCGCACGTTCATTGCGGTGGCGTCGATGACTTCACCGGCCTGCAAGGGCAGCTTGTCCTTCAAAACGGTCACGGCCCCGGCGGTATCGACGAATTCGATGCGTCCCGTGGTGGCGGCGGAGAGGGTGAGGGAGACCTCGTTGGAGAAGAAGTCA contains:
- a CDS encoding DUF2283 domain-containing protein, which gives rise to MKIRYFSDTDTLFIRFRESDIVETRDIDEGTLIEFDANGQLCAITVEHAKERADLSHFSFEQVAA
- a CDS encoding NADP-dependent isocitrate dehydrogenase, with the protein product MASTAQPDIIYTVVDEAPQLASGSLLPIIQAFSKVAGIQVGTKDISLAGRILANFPENLTPAQRQSDDLAELGSLVTTPDANVIKLPNVSASVPQLKAAIAELQSQGYNIPSYPENPVTDEEKEAKSRYDKIKGSAVNPVLREGNSDRRAPKAVKDYARKNPHKMGKWSPDSKTHVVSMESGDFFSNEVSLTLSAATTGRIEFVDTAGAVTVLKDKLPLQAGEVIDATAMNVRALRTFLEEQIQEAKAQGVLFSLHMKATMMKVSDPIIFGHAVEVYFKDVFAKHGKTFAEIGVDVNNGFGDVLAKIATLPADKKAEIEADIQACMKSQPDLYMVDSDRGITNLHVPSDIIIDASMPAMIRGGGKGWGPDGAARDTKAVIPDSSYSGVYAEMIDFCKKNGAFNPSTMGSVPNVGLMAQKAEEYGSHNQTFKSPGDGAIRVVDAAGGVLLSVKVEKGDIWRLCQAKDPAIRDWVKLAVSRSRLSATPAVFWLDRNRPHDAELIKKVELYLKDHDTSGLDIRIMSPREATRFSLERIKEGLDTISVTGNVLRDYLTDLFPIMEVGTSAKMLSIVPLMQGGGLFETGAGGSAPKHVQQFLEEGHLRWDSLGEFCALAASLEHLAEVKNNKTAALLAKTLDEATGKLLDNNNSPGRDVPELDNKGSHFYLTLYWAQALAAQNEDAALKAHFTPVAEKLTANTDKILAELAAPKGKPIDIGGYYHGDPAKVAVAQRPSPTFNAIIDAI